Proteins encoded together in one Carya illinoinensis cultivar Pawnee chromosome 3, C.illinoinensisPawnee_v1, whole genome shotgun sequence window:
- the LOC122304921 gene encoding protein FAR1-RELATED SEQUENCE 5-like translates to MEKGEECTSARRSLFGVENSNYMDMPTPGDDEVVIDNHGVVLGNDDDDVVVLEPMPGNDNDGISEPTSGNDDDGVSEPTPGNDDDGVSFPTLGNDDGDGGVLEPTPGMFFKTEKELIYYYKQYGRQAGFDIMTQRSKKEDDGSVRYVTLGCARGGKARKRITNISKPRPTTKTDCKARINAVLADGVLRITTVCNAHNHGLSPQKARFFRCNRAIDDSVKRQLDINDKAGIGMSKSFNSLVVEAGGFEKLPFIEKDARNYIDKARHLRLGKGGADALRGYFERMQYKNDRFYSSMDLDDDGRLKNVFWADARSRAAYEYFGDVVTFDTTYLTNRYGMPFAPFVGINHHGQSILLGAGLISSESTEIFVWLFDT, encoded by the coding sequence ATGGAGAAAGGGGAAGAATGCACTTCTGCTAGGCGATCGCTGTTTGGAGTGGAAAACAGTAATTATATGGATATGCCAACGCCGGGGGATGATGAGGTAGTGATTGATAATCATGGTGTAGTGTTGgggaatgatgatgatgatgtggtgGTTTTAGAGCCAATGCCGGGAAATGATAATGATGGTATTTCAGAGCCAACCTcaggaaatgatgatgatggggtTTCAGAACCAACACcgggaaatgatgatgatggggtTTCATTTCCAACGTTGGGAAATGATGATGGTGATGGTGGGGTTTTAGAGCCAACGCCGGGGATGTTTTTTAAAACTGAGAAAGAACTCATTTACTACTACAAGCAATATGGGAGACAGGCTGGATTCGACATAATGACACAAAGAAGTAAAAAGGAAGATGATGGGAGTGTTAGATATGTAACACTTGGTTGTGCTCGTGGTGGTAAGGCAAGAAAACGTATTACCAACATTTCTAAACCCCGCCCAACAACGAAAACTGATTGTAAGGCAAGAATTAATGCAGTTTTGGCTGATGGTGTCTTACGTATAACTACTGTCTGCAATGCACATAACCATGGGTTAAGTCCACAAAAGGCAAGATTTTTTAGATGTAATCGTGCAATTGATGATTCCGTAAAGAGGCAGTTAGATATTAACGACAAGGCAGGCATAGGTATGTCCAAAAGTTTTAACTCATTGGTTGTCGAGGCCGGTGGTTTTGAGAAACttccatttattgaaaaagatgCCCGGAATTATATTGACAAAGCTCGACACCTTAGACTTGGCAAAGGAGGTGCTGATGCACTTCGTGGTTATTTTGAGAGAATGCAGTATAAGAATGATAGGTTTTACTCATCGATGGATTTGGATGATGATGGTCGATTAAAAAATGTCTTCTGGGCCGATGCACGCAGCAGAGCAGCGtatgagtattttggggatgttgtgACATTTGATACAACATACCTGACAAACCGATATGGTATGCCATTTGCCCCGTTTGTTGGTATTAACCACCATGGTCAGTCTATACTTTTGGGAGCGGGTTTGATATCAAGTGAAAGTACTGAAATATTTGTTTGGTTATTTGACACTTGA